Proteins co-encoded in one Vibrio fortis genomic window:
- a CDS encoding DNA base-flipping protein: MDQFLPQIFAVIHQIPYGKVTTYGDIARFSGFPGYARHVGKALGNLPEGSQLPWFRVINSKGEISLKGEDFERQKRHLEAEGIEVSEAGKIKLRKYKWQP, from the coding sequence ATGGACCAATTTTTACCCCAAATCTTTGCAGTAATTCACCAAATTCCCTATGGGAAAGTAACAACTTATGGAGATATAGCACGTTTTTCAGGCTTTCCAGGCTATGCGCGTCACGTAGGCAAAGCTTTGGGTAATTTACCAGAGGGAAGTCAGCTTCCTTGGTTTAGGGTCATTAATAGTAAAGGAGAGATTTCGCTAAAAGGCGAGGACTTCGAACGACAAAAACGTCATTTGGAAGCCGAAGGTATTGAAGTGAGTGAGGCAGGAAAAATCAAACTCAGAAAATACAAATGGCAGCCATAA
- a CDS encoding DUF1244 domain-containing protein codes for MAEFKYKNLSQEEQDKLDAATFRRLLAHLDDNKDVQNIDLMILAGFCRNCFSKWYKAEAEQQGLDIDIDDARERVYGMTYDEWKQNHQPKATPEQLAAFEAKQKPE; via the coding sequence GTGGCTGAATTCAAATACAAAAATTTGTCCCAAGAAGAACAAGATAAGCTGGATGCGGCGACTTTTCGTCGTTTGCTTGCACACCTAGATGACAATAAAGATGTACAGAACATCGACCTTATGATCTTGGCGGGTTTCTGCCGTAACTGTTTCAGCAAGTGGTACAAAGCAGAAGCTGAACAGCAAGGTCTAGACATCGACATCGATGATGCTCGTGAGCGTGTTTACGGCATGACTTACGATGAGTGGAAACAGAACCACCAACCAAAAGCAACGCCAGAGCAGCTAGCGGCTTTCGAAGCGAAGCAGAAGCCAGAGTAA
- the vexH gene encoding vibriobactin export RND transporter permease subunit VexH, translated as MLLSDVSVKRPVAALVLSLLLVVFGIVSFSKLAVREMPDIESPVVSISTRYEGASATIIESQITSNLEDQLSGISGIDEIESTTRNGSSRITITFELGYDLNTGVSDVRDAVARAQRSLPDEADDPIVYKNNGSGEASLYINLSSTEMDRTQLTDYTERVLVDRFSLISGVSSVDISGGLYKVMYVKLKPELMAGRGVTATDITTALRNENIESPGGEVRNDAIVMSVRTARSYTQAEDFEYLVVKRASDKSPIYLKDVADVYIGAENENSTFKSDGIVNVSMGIVPQSDANPLEVADLVHKEVENIQKFLPDGTRLAIDYDSTVFIDRSISEVYSTLFITGGLVILVLYVFIGQARATLIPAVTVPVSLISSFIAAYYFGFSINLITLMALILSIGLVVDDAIVVVENIFHHIERGESPLLAAYKGTREVGFAVIATTLVLVMVFLPISFMDGMVGLLFTEFSVLLAMSVIFSSLVALTLTPVLGSKILKANVKPNRFNHFVERVFGKLEKGYRSVLRRALAWRWAAPIIILSCLGGSYGLMQQVPAQLTPQEDRGVIFAFVRGADATSYNRMSANMDLVEERLMPLLGQGFLKSFSLQSPAFGGNAGDQTGFVIMILEDWNEREATAQEALGQVRKALTGIPDVRIFPFMPGFRGGSSEPVQFVLGGSDYPELQKWAETLKQAAEDSPMMEGADIDYSEKTPELLVTVDKQRAAELGVSVSDISDTLEIMLGGKSETTFVERGEEYDVYLRGDENSFNNANDLSQIYMRTQSGELVTLDTLTKIEEVASSIRLSHYNKQKSITIKANLMDGYTLGEALDFLDEQAIEMLPGDISVSYSGESKDFKENQSSILVVFALAMLVAYLVLAAQFESFINPLVVMFTVPMGIFGGFLGLVLMSQGLNVYSQIGMIMLIGMVTKNGILIVEFANQLRDRGIEFEKAIVDASARRLRPIMMTAFTTLAGAIPLITSTGAGYESRVAVGTVIFFGMGFATLVTLFVIPAMYRLISGATRSPGHVEAELNKALSHDTVGRTSHG; from the coding sequence ATGCTGTTATCTGATGTATCAGTAAAAAGACCGGTAGCGGCGCTGGTTCTCAGTTTGCTGCTAGTGGTGTTTGGTATCGTTTCGTTCAGTAAGCTTGCCGTGCGAGAAATGCCAGATATTGAGAGCCCAGTTGTTTCGATCAGTACCCGTTACGAAGGCGCGTCTGCGACGATTATTGAAAGCCAGATAACCTCTAATCTAGAGGATCAGCTCTCAGGTATCAGCGGGATTGATGAAATTGAGTCGACCACTCGTAATGGCTCATCACGTATCACTATTACCTTTGAACTAGGCTACGACCTAAATACGGGTGTGAGTGATGTTCGTGATGCGGTCGCCCGTGCCCAGCGCTCGCTTCCTGATGAAGCCGATGATCCGATCGTTTATAAGAACAACGGCAGTGGTGAGGCATCTCTATATATCAACCTCAGTTCAACTGAAATGGACCGAACTCAGCTGACGGATTACACCGAACGTGTGCTTGTCGACCGGTTCAGTCTGATCTCGGGCGTTAGCTCGGTGGATATTTCAGGTGGTCTCTATAAGGTTATGTACGTCAAGCTCAAACCTGAGCTGATGGCAGGTCGAGGTGTGACCGCGACAGACATTACCACAGCGCTTCGTAATGAGAACATTGAGAGTCCAGGTGGTGAGGTTCGAAACGATGCAATCGTGATGTCTGTGCGAACTGCACGTTCATATACTCAAGCTGAAGACTTTGAATACTTAGTTGTTAAACGTGCATCGGATAAATCCCCGATCTACTTAAAAGATGTTGCGGACGTTTATATTGGCGCTGAGAACGAAAACTCGACCTTTAAGAGTGACGGTATTGTAAACGTTAGCATGGGTATCGTGCCGCAATCGGACGCGAACCCGCTTGAAGTTGCTGATTTGGTTCATAAAGAAGTTGAGAACATCCAAAAGTTCCTACCGGATGGCACGCGACTAGCGATTGATTACGATTCAACTGTCTTTATCGACCGTTCAATCTCTGAGGTTTATAGCACCCTATTTATCACTGGTGGCTTAGTTATCTTAGTGCTGTACGTGTTCATCGGACAAGCGCGCGCAACCTTGATTCCTGCGGTTACTGTGCCTGTATCGTTGATTTCATCTTTCATTGCAGCTTACTACTTTGGTTTCTCTATCAACCTAATCACGCTTATGGCACTGATTCTGTCGATTGGTCTGGTTGTGGACGATGCGATCGTAGTGGTTGAAAACATTTTCCATCACATTGAGCGCGGTGAATCACCACTTTTAGCCGCTTATAAAGGGACACGTGAAGTAGGTTTCGCGGTTATAGCAACCACGTTGGTTCTGGTGATGGTATTCCTACCAATCTCGTTCATGGACGGTATGGTTGGTTTGTTGTTTACCGAGTTCTCGGTATTACTGGCGATGTCGGTGATCTTCTCGTCATTGGTGGCATTGACGCTGACCCCAGTTTTGGGCAGTAAGATCTTAAAAGCGAACGTAAAACCAAACCGCTTTAATCACTTTGTAGAGCGTGTATTCGGTAAGCTAGAGAAGGGTTATCGCAGTGTATTGCGTCGTGCTCTGGCTTGGCGATGGGCGGCACCGATCATTATTCTGTCGTGTCTCGGCGGTAGCTACGGCTTAATGCAGCAAGTGCCTGCTCAACTGACACCTCAAGAAGATCGTGGTGTGATCTTTGCGTTTGTTCGCGGTGCGGATGCGACCAGTTATAACCGTATGTCGGCTAACATGGATCTGGTTGAAGAACGCTTGATGCCGTTGCTTGGCCAAGGGTTTTTGAAGTCATTCAGCTTGCAGTCACCAGCGTTTGGCGGCAATGCGGGTGACCAAACCGGCTTCGTAATCATGATTCTCGAAGATTGGAATGAGCGTGAAGCGACGGCTCAAGAAGCGCTCGGTCAAGTAAGAAAAGCGCTAACGGGGATTCCAGACGTACGTATCTTCCCATTTATGCCGGGATTCCGTGGTGGTTCGAGTGAACCTGTTCAGTTTGTTCTTGGTGGCTCTGATTATCCTGAACTGCAAAAATGGGCAGAGACCCTCAAGCAAGCTGCTGAAGATTCGCCAATGATGGAAGGCGCAGACATCGATTACTCAGAGAAAACCCCTGAGCTATTGGTGACGGTTGATAAACAGCGTGCCGCAGAGCTTGGTGTGAGTGTTTCAGATATCTCAGACACACTAGAGATCATGCTCGGTGGTAAAAGTGAAACGACCTTCGTTGAGCGCGGTGAAGAGTACGATGTTTACCTGCGTGGCGATGAGAACAGTTTTAATAACGCCAATGATCTCAGCCAGATTTACATGAGAACCCAATCAGGTGAACTGGTCACGCTTGATACGTTAACCAAGATAGAAGAGGTGGCGTCATCCATTCGTCTGTCTCACTACAACAAGCAGAAATCGATCACTATTAAAGCCAACTTAATGGATGGCTACACATTGGGTGAGGCGCTTGATTTCCTTGATGAGCAGGCCATTGAGATGCTACCAGGTGATATCTCGGTGAGTTACTCCGGTGAGTCTAAAGACTTTAAAGAGAACCAATCGAGCATTCTTGTGGTGTTTGCTCTAGCAATGCTGGTCGCTTACCTAGTATTAGCGGCGCAGTTTGAAAGCTTCATCAACCCGCTAGTTGTGATGTTCACTGTTCCGATGGGGATCTTTGGTGGTTTCTTAGGTTTGGTGCTGATGAGTCAAGGGCTGAACGTATATAGTCAGATCGGTATGATCATGCTGATTGGTATGGTGACTAAGAATGGTATCTTGATTGTTGAATTTGCAAACCAACTGCGTGACCGTGGTATTGAGTTTGAAAAAGCGATTGTTGATGCATCTGCTCGTCGCTTACGACCAATCATGATGACGGCCTTTACTACGTTAGCGGGTGCGATTCCATTGATTACCTCTACAGGCGCAGGCTACGAAAGCCGAGTGGCCGTAGGTACGGTTATCTTCTTTGGTATGGGCTTTGCGACCTTGGTAACGCTGTTTGTTATCCCGGCTATGTACCGCTTGATCTCTGGCGCAACACGATCGCCAGGTCATGTCGAAGCTGAACTTAATAAAGCGCTGAGTCACGACACTGTAGGTCGAACTTCCCACGGCTAA
- a CDS encoding efflux RND transporter periplasmic adaptor subunit, with the protein MKHKSILSLLSLSIILASPAVVAKRMGPSAVTVVTEQVDIHQVNQSLSLVGKLEAEQSVIISSEISGKVDSIHVKANQDVKKDQLLVQLDDDKAKAAVAEAKAYLKDERRKLAEFERLVKRNAITQTEIDAQKTSVEIALARLAAANANLKDLHISAPFSGTVGFIDFSRGKLVSSGTELVTLDDLSVMQLDLQVPERYLAMLSKGMTVTARTSAWGDTEFSGTVVGIDSRINTETLNLRVRIHFDNPNDYLKPGMLVSAEMDFPAVEAPIIPVQALQYSGTKRYVYVVGEDNKATRTEVFLGARIDNEVVIEKGINIGDKIVVQGIVNMRDGVQVQELGVTTSAKREPQQEESN; encoded by the coding sequence ATGAAACATAAATCCATTTTATCTCTACTTAGCTTATCTATCATCTTGGCGTCTCCAGCCGTAGTGGCTAAGCGCATGGGACCGAGCGCGGTTACGGTTGTAACGGAGCAGGTCGATATTCATCAAGTCAATCAGTCACTTTCACTCGTCGGTAAGCTAGAAGCGGAACAGTCGGTGATCATCTCTTCAGAGATTTCAGGCAAAGTGGACTCTATTCACGTCAAAGCTAACCAAGATGTTAAAAAGGACCAGCTGTTAGTTCAATTAGACGATGACAAGGCGAAAGCTGCGGTTGCAGAAGCAAAAGCATATCTAAAAGATGAGCGTCGTAAATTGGCGGAATTTGAACGCTTAGTAAAAAGAAACGCGATTACACAAACCGAAATTGATGCGCAGAAAACCAGTGTAGAGATTGCACTGGCAAGACTGGCAGCAGCAAACGCTAATCTAAAAGACCTTCATATCTCAGCCCCTTTTTCTGGCACCGTTGGTTTTATCGACTTTAGCCGAGGAAAACTCGTCAGCTCAGGTACTGAGCTGGTGACTTTGGATGACTTATCTGTGATGCAGTTAGATCTTCAGGTGCCAGAGCGTTATTTAGCAATGCTGTCTAAAGGCATGACAGTCACAGCACGAACCAGTGCGTGGGGTGATACTGAATTCTCAGGTACAGTTGTGGGTATTGACTCTCGCATCAATACGGAAACGCTGAACTTGCGTGTGCGTATTCACTTCGATAACCCGAATGACTACTTAAAGCCGGGTATGCTCGTTTCTGCTGAGATGGACTTCCCAGCGGTTGAAGCCCCAATTATCCCTGTACAAGCTCTGCAATATTCAGGGACCAAGCGTTACGTTTATGTTGTGGGCGAAGACAACAAAGCGACGCGTACTGAGGTCTTCCTAGGCGCTCGTATCGATAATGAAGTGGTGATCGAGAAAGGCATCAATATTGGTGACAAGATCGTTGTTCAAGGCATTGTAAATATGCGCGACGGTGTTCAAGTACAAGAACTTGGTGTGACAACGTCTGCAAAGCGTGAGCCTCAGCAAGAGGAAAGCAACTAA
- a CDS encoding Lrp/AsnC family transcriptional regulator, whose product MIDATDKKILRLLQQDSTLSLNDIAEAVNLTTTPCWKRLKRLEEEGVIEKRVALLNPEKLDLSFTAFVLVKTSDHSHEWYGRFVGTVSEFPEVMEFYRMAGEYDYMLKVQVRDMKCFDEFYKRLVNSVDGLSNVTSTFAMEPLKYTTALPL is encoded by the coding sequence ATGATCGACGCCACGGACAAAAAAATACTGCGTCTGCTACAGCAAGACAGCACACTGTCACTCAACGATATCGCTGAAGCGGTCAACCTAACCACCACCCCTTGTTGGAAGCGTCTGAAGCGCCTAGAAGAAGAGGGCGTAATCGAAAAACGTGTTGCACTACTTAACCCTGAAAAGCTCGACCTTTCGTTTACCGCTTTTGTTTTGGTGAAGACCAGCGATCACTCGCATGAGTGGTATGGGCGTTTTGTTGGTACAGTCTCTGAGTTTCCGGAAGTGATGGAGTTCTACCGAATGGCCGGTGAATATGACTATATGCTCAAAGTACAAGTCAGAGATATGAAGTGTTTTGATGAGTTTTATAAGCGTCTAGTGAACAGTGTTGATGGCTTGTCGAATGTCACCTCAACATTTGCGATGGAGCCTTTAAAATACACCACGGCACTGCCACTATAA
- the tesB gene encoding acyl-CoA thioesterase II, with protein sequence MSQPLKELLSLLQLEKLEEGLFRGQSENLGLPQVYGGQVLGQALSAARYTVEENRSVHSFHSYFLYPGDPEKPIIYDVENLRDGRSFSTRRVKAIQNGRPIFYLTASYHGDAPGFEHQNTMPDIPGPENFASETELASHIAEFLPEKLRKTFCGEKPIEMRPVTVVNPLKPKKAEPKQYLWVRANGEIPDNHLIHQYLLAYASDWGFLVTALHPHEVSLMTPNFQVATIDHSIWFHRPFKMDEWLLYAIESPTASNTRGLVRGEIYNQQGQLVATAVQEGVMRFTK encoded by the coding sequence ATGAGTCAACCACTAAAAGAACTACTAAGTTTACTTCAGCTAGAAAAATTGGAAGAGGGTCTGTTTCGAGGACAGAGTGAAAATCTTGGCTTACCGCAGGTTTACGGTGGGCAAGTGCTTGGACAAGCGTTGTCTGCAGCTCGCTACACGGTAGAAGAGAATCGCAGTGTTCACTCTTTTCACAGCTACTTCCTATATCCGGGCGATCCAGAGAAACCGATTATTTATGACGTAGAGAATTTAAGAGACGGGCGTAGCTTTAGTACTCGCCGCGTTAAGGCGATTCAAAATGGTCGCCCAATTTTCTATCTGACCGCTTCTTATCATGGCGATGCCCCAGGCTTTGAACACCAAAATACCATGCCTGATATTCCGGGGCCTGAGAACTTTGCATCAGAGACTGAACTGGCTAGCCATATCGCCGAATTCCTACCGGAGAAACTTCGAAAGACATTCTGTGGCGAGAAGCCTATCGAGATGCGTCCAGTCACGGTAGTAAATCCACTCAAACCTAAGAAAGCGGAACCTAAGCAATACTTGTGGGTGCGAGCTAATGGCGAAATACCAGACAATCACCTTATCCACCAATACCTATTGGCTTACGCTTCTGACTGGGGTTTCTTAGTAACGGCGCTTCATCCACATGAAGTTTCATTGATGACGCCGAACTTCCAAGTCGCCACCATTGACCATTCAATCTGGTTCCATCGTCCATTCAAGATGGATGAGTGGTTGCTGTACGCCATTGAGAGCCCTACGGCGAGTAATACTCGTGGTCTGGTTCGAGGCGAGATCTACAACCAGCAAGGTCAATTGGTCGCAACAGCGGTTCAAGAAGGTGTAATGCGTTTTACTAAGTAA
- a CDS encoding PLP-dependent cysteine synthase family protein: MCTDHKWINNAIRKIEADYQRSADTHLIKLDLPSVEGIDIYLKDESTHPTGSLKHRLARSLFLYAICNGWVGPETTIIESSSGSTAVSEAYFARLLGLPFIAVMPKCTAKKKIEQIEFYGGQAHLVDRSDQIYAESRRLAEELNGHYMDQFTYAERATDWRGNNNIANSIFNQMQMEDHPIPAWVVMSPGTGGTSATIGRFIRYQQHETQLCVVDPENSVFHDFFKTGNVDLTGDKGSKIEGIGRPRVEPSFITGVIDEMRTIPDAASIATTHWLSELLGRKVGASTGTNMYGVLQLASEMKARGEKGSIVTLLCDSGERYLDTYFDDEWVRENIGDIQPYTERLKVFNQTGEL; this comes from the coding sequence ATGTGTACTGACCATAAATGGATCAATAATGCCATCCGCAAAATCGAAGCAGACTATCAACGTTCTGCTGATACTCACCTTATCAAACTCGATCTACCGAGCGTTGAAGGCATCGATATTTACCTAAAAGATGAAAGTACACACCCAACGGGATCTCTTAAGCACCGCTTGGCGCGTTCGCTTTTCCTATACGCGATTTGTAATGGTTGGGTAGGACCAGAGACCACTATCATAGAGTCATCATCTGGTAGCACTGCGGTATCTGAAGCTTACTTTGCACGCTTGCTTGGTCTACCTTTCATCGCAGTAATGCCAAAATGCACAGCGAAGAAAAAGATTGAACAGATTGAATTCTACGGTGGTCAAGCTCACTTGGTCGATCGCTCTGATCAAATCTACGCTGAGTCTCGTCGCCTTGCTGAAGAGTTGAATGGCCACTACATGGACCAATTCACTTACGCAGAACGTGCTACAGACTGGCGCGGTAACAACAATATCGCCAACTCTATTTTCAACCAGATGCAAATGGAGGATCACCCTATCCCTGCGTGGGTGGTGATGAGTCCGGGCACGGGTGGTACATCTGCAACGATTGGTCGTTTCATTCGTTACCAACAACATGAAACTCAACTTTGTGTTGTTGATCCTGAGAACTCGGTATTCCACGATTTCTTTAAAACAGGCAATGTCGACCTAACTGGTGACAAGGGCAGTAAGATTGAAGGAATTGGTCGTCCACGCGTGGAACCTAGCTTTATCACAGGCGTGATTGATGAGATGCGCACGATTCCAGATGCAGCAAGCATTGCGACAACGCACTGGTTGTCAGAGTTACTTGGTCGTAAAGTCGGCGCTTCCACAGGTACCAATATGTATGGTGTATTACAGTTAGCAAGCGAGATGAAAGCGCGTGGTGAGAAAGGCTCTATCGTGACTCTGTTGTGTGATAGCGGTGAACGCTACCTAGACACCTACTTTGATGACGAATGGGTGCGTGAAAACATCGGCGATATTCAGCCGTACACAGAAAGACTAAAAGTGTTTAACCAAACTGGCGAGCTATAA
- a CDS encoding YbaY family lipoprotein has protein sequence MKKALLIATSLISFGFLAGCQSTEQSEAPQQVVAENMKMVTGTVSYRERIALPENALVTVTLEDISLADAPSKVLATQEFTTDGKQVPFAFELKYDASQIKDNHRYNVRATIHVDSKLRFTTDTIAPVITDSANTESLDLRLVGVR, from the coding sequence ATGAAAAAGGCTTTATTAATCGCAACGTCTTTAATTTCATTTGGCTTCCTTGCTGGCTGCCAATCTACGGAGCAAAGCGAAGCTCCACAACAAGTTGTCGCGGAGAACATGAAAATGGTGACGGGTACAGTGAGCTACCGAGAGCGTATTGCTCTGCCTGAAAACGCTCTTGTTACTGTGACACTTGAAGATATCTCACTGGCTGATGCACCATCTAAAGTGCTAGCGACTCAAGAGTTCACAACGGATGGTAAGCAAGTACCGTTTGCTTTTGAATTGAAATATGATGCCAGCCAGATCAAAGACAATCACCGATACAACGTGCGTGCGACCATTCATGTCGATAGTAAGCTACGTTTTACGACGGATACGATTGCACCTGTGATCACGGATTCAGCTAACACTGAGTCACTGGATTTACGCTTGGTTGGTGTACGTTAA
- a CDS encoding TetR/AcrR family transcriptional regulator: MARRNDHTREQLVQLTLDTVTQFLEEHSYHELSLRKIANMIGYVPSTLVNVFGNYNLLLLHVVAKTLDELSAEAGVAVEQSSNPQDALFNLAYCYHDFALKHPNRWQLVFEHNMNGENLPQWQSSRIDKMTGMLEQLLLAIAPHHTENEVLKASRVLWSGVHGITLLSVDDKFFASEPIDGKDLINNLLSNYLTNW, encoded by the coding sequence ATGGCCAGAAGAAACGATCATACTCGCGAACAGTTAGTTCAACTCACATTAGACACTGTGACTCAATTTTTAGAGGAACACTCATATCATGAGTTAAGCCTACGCAAAATCGCAAACATGATCGGATATGTGCCGAGCACGCTCGTGAATGTATTTGGTAACTACAATCTGCTGCTTTTGCATGTGGTTGCGAAAACACTAGATGAACTTTCAGCTGAAGCTGGCGTTGCCGTCGAGCAATCAAGCAACCCTCAAGATGCGCTATTTAATCTGGCATACTGCTATCACGATTTTGCTCTTAAGCATCCAAATCGTTGGCAGCTCGTGTTCGAGCACAACATGAACGGTGAAAACCTACCTCAATGGCAATCAAGCCGCATCGATAAGATGACAGGCATGTTAGAGCAATTATTGCTGGCTATTGCGCCTCATCACACCGAAAACGAAGTATTAAAAGCGAGCCGAGTGCTATGGTCTGGCGTACATGGCATTACACTGCTTAGCGTCGATGACAAGTTCTTCGCTTCCGAGCCAATTGATGGTAAAGACCTGATTAATAACTTATTATCAAATTACTTAACCAATTGGTAA
- a CDS encoding Tim44 domain-containing protein — protein sequence MKRFFSLIAIMMVSVAVTPIAEAKKFGGGKSFGKSFKTAPAPKQQQQNTNSIKQDQAGKTNTAGSSKKGLMGGILGGLLAGGLLAAFFGGAFEGIQFMDILIMGLIAFLAFKFLRGMLGAKQGSMNQQRGQQPAFGGMGQNKFEQPQQQPNVHNFEQAQPQSQGTAGGFGFGAQSDVPHNYPPGFDQAAFINGSREHYRTLQGAWNHNELNTIEEYVSPSLFEDLKAERSKLEGEQHTDVMYVDAEIVRADHDGSKAQLSLQFSGRYRDSVEGIEEDITDIWHLERDLTAPNAPWLIVGIQG from the coding sequence ATGAAACGATTTTTCTCACTAATCGCGATTATGATGGTATCAGTCGCGGTGACACCAATCGCAGAAGCGAAAAAGTTTGGTGGTGGTAAGTCATTTGGTAAGAGTTTCAAAACGGCTCCCGCTCCTAAACAACAACAGCAAAACACAAATTCGATTAAGCAAGACCAAGCTGGCAAGACAAATACAGCAGGCTCAAGCAAGAAAGGCTTGATGGGTGGTATCCTAGGCGGGTTACTGGCTGGTGGCCTTTTAGCAGCGTTCTTCGGTGGCGCTTTTGAAGGTATCCAGTTTATGGATATCTTGATCATGGGCTTGATTGCGTTCCTAGCATTCAAATTCCTACGTGGCATGTTGGGTGCAAAACAGGGCTCAATGAACCAGCAACGCGGCCAACAGCCAGCGTTTGGTGGTATGGGTCAAAACAAATTTGAGCAACCACAACAGCAGCCAAACGTTCATAACTTTGAACAAGCACAACCTCAATCACAAGGTACAGCAGGTGGCTTTGGTTTTGGTGCACAAAGCGATGTTCCTCATAACTACCCACCGGGCTTTGACCAAGCGGCATTCATTAATGGTTCTCGTGAGCACTACCGTACCCTACAAGGTGCTTGGAACCACAATGAACTGAATACGATTGAAGAGTACGTATCGCCAAGCCTGTTTGAAGATCTAAAAGCAGAGCGTAGCAAGCTTGAAGGCGAGCAACACACAGACGTGATGTATGTAGACGCAGAAATCGTTCGCGCTGACCATGATGGCAGCAAAGCGCAATTGAGCCTTCAATTTAGCGGTCGCTACCGTGATTCAGTTGAAGGTATCGAAGAAGATATTACTGATATCTGGCACTTAGAGCGTGACCTTACTGCTCCAAATGCACCTTGGCTGATCGTTGGTATCCAAGGTTAA
- a CDS encoding GntR family transcriptional regulator — protein MTELFEQKNLQPLYIQVAGELKREIDKGTYPAGSKLPSENQLVDLLKVSRVTVRKALQQLNDGGYIFSEKGKGSFVKSNKLRHDFLSMSGLAQEAAGAGLEATNIVDAFEVQPADELVAKKLNIIVGEPVNFARRLRLVNDQVVSFEEFYIPRVLLPNLTKDDLKGSKFEYLSRHGIEMVKTQQKLLPALPDVTVQQFLDVGELDPILINQSQNFYEEQKIYEYSTVYYKSSLYDFEITARV, from the coding sequence ATGACTGAGTTATTTGAGCAAAAAAATTTGCAGCCTTTGTACATTCAAGTCGCGGGAGAGTTAAAACGCGAGATTGATAAAGGCACTTATCCTGCGGGCAGTAAGCTACCGTCTGAAAATCAGCTGGTGGATCTGTTGAAAGTCAGCCGTGTTACGGTGCGTAAAGCGTTGCAGCAGCTCAATGATGGCGGTTATATCTTTTCAGAGAAAGGCAAAGGCAGTTTTGTTAAATCCAATAAGCTGCGTCATGACTTTTTATCTATGTCTGGTTTGGCGCAAGAGGCGGCAGGTGCGGGTCTAGAAGCGACCAATATTGTCGATGCCTTTGAAGTGCAACCTGCGGATGAGCTTGTCGCTAAAAAACTCAATATCATTGTTGGGGAGCCTGTTAATTTCGCTCGTCGTTTGAGATTAGTGAATGACCAAGTCGTCTCATTTGAAGAGTTCTACATCCCCCGAGTGCTACTTCCCAACCTGACAAAAGACGATCTCAAGGGATCAAAGTTCGAATATTTGAGTCGTCACGGTATTGAGATGGTCAAGACGCAACAAAAGCTGTTACCGGCACTGCCTGACGTGACGGTTCAGCAATTTTTAGACGTTGGAGAGCTTGATCCCATCTTGATCAACCAGTCTCAGAACTTCTATGAAGAACAGAAAATATACGAGTACTCAACGGTTTATTATAAGTCTAGTCTGTATGACTTTGAGATAACCGCACGAGTTTAG
- a CDS encoding VP0952 family biofilm-associated protein — MVFSTFQFLVTTLLAVVCARAISLSDGDIPVLAMVIPALWILPQGGVAGLALLASMTIYGLTLPMQPITLSVSAWVLFPLLMVVFSRRSSLSVVVVSGLIVTTLQVGIMVTQSAGKLDGTPWVTVLQTLSIMVIWWAANHLKPASRHSWWSLFLILPLWIADLPYAALVALCVTGIMASMEAMTKLKTFRWNKLLCWTLPTAGFAALVITPSIEVPSPVFVVWLCLLGTAWMTDYIIRTEDNEDIDI, encoded by the coding sequence ATGGTATTTTCAACGTTTCAATTCTTAGTGACAACTCTGTTAGCGGTTGTCTGTGCCCGAGCTATCAGTTTAAGCGACGGTGACATTCCTGTTTTGGCTATGGTGATCCCTGCGCTATGGATTTTGCCGCAAGGGGGAGTAGCAGGCTTAGCACTGCTTGCATCAATGACCATTTATGGCTTAACCCTACCAATGCAGCCGATCACCTTGTCTGTGAGTGCTTGGGTACTGTTTCCTCTACTTATGGTCGTTTTCTCGCGCCGCAGTAGCTTATCGGTAGTCGTAGTTTCTGGGCTCATCGTTACGACGCTACAAGTCGGCATTATGGTTACTCAATCCGCGGGCAAGCTTGATGGTACGCCTTGGGTAACGGTTCTTCAAACGCTATCCATTATGGTTATCTGGTGGGCGGCGAATCATCTCAAGCCTGCTAGCCGACACAGCTGGTGGTCATTGTTTTTAATATTGCCACTCTGGATAGCAGACCTACCTTATGCAGCATTAGTCGCGTTGTGCGTAACGGGCATCATGGCGTCAATGGAGGCGATGACTAAGCTCAAAACCTTCCGTTGGAATAAACTGTTGTGCTGGACATTGCCGACGGCTGGCTTTGCAGCTCTGGTTATCACTCCAAGTATCGAGGTACCAAGCCCAGTATTTGTGGTTTGGCTCTGCTTGTTGGGCACAGCATGGATGACCGATTACATTATTCGAACGGAAGATAACGAAGACATCGATATCTAA